Genomic DNA from bacterium:
CAGATCGAGTTTGGAATAGGGGTACGGCAGGTCGAAGTAGGCCTCCAGGCGGGCGAGGGTTTCCCGAGCCGCTTCCAGGGCAAACGCCGTGAGTGCGCCCTTGCCCGGCACATGCCAGACACGAATTTCTGTCGGGCCGCACTTCGTGGGGGCCGAGACTTCCAGATCCCCCACCGCCAGAGCGAGCAGGTACGTGGAGAGCGGCGGGGTGCGCTCGAAATGCACGGTCTTGCGTCCACGGCCCAGCGGAACGGTCTTCTCTGCCGAGCCATTGGAGAGCACCGTGTTCTCGGCGGCTGTCGTTATCGAGATTCGAAAGCGGGCCTTGAACGAGGGCTCATCGAAGCACGGGAAGAAGCGTCGTGCATCGGCCGCCTCGAGCTGGGTGAAGGCGTAGCGTCGCTCCCCGGAGCGAGCGGCATACAGCCCGCGCAGATCGCTCCGCAGCTTTCCGCGAAACGCGAGTGAGAGCGTGGCTTCACCTGCGGGTATGCCTTCGGCAAGTTGGACTTCCACCGTTTCGCGCTCGGGGCAGCGCAGGAGGCTCGCGCGCACTCTCCGACCATCGACCTCTACGCGTACACGGCTGAGACGCAGGTCGTCGGCATGGAGTTCGATGACCCGGGCGCGCCGCGCCAGTTTCAACCGGTGGACGACCTCACCCTGGAACCCGTCGCTCAGCGTCGGATCCACTTCCAGATGCACATCGACTTCCGTTGGTCGCACATGGGGCGACAGCCGGATGGACTTCCGGCGCGGAGTCGCCACCGGCTTGGCCGTTCCGGTGCTCTTCTTCTTCGTTCGCTTGGCCGCCATGGCTCCCCCTTGAAACGCGCCGGAGAATAGCCAGAGGGAGGCTCCTCGCTGCCTGCCGTACCTCGGCTTCACCAGGGGAAGGGGAGAAAAAACCGAATTATTCCGACACGTTAACCGGCAACTCCCCCTGGGGGTGGACTCTCGGCGCTCGCTGGAAAAAACGATGGGCAGGGGGTTTTTCGTGACGCAACAGCACCCGGCGCACCACGTACCTCCAAGGGCTGGCTTTTCTCGAAGGAGTTCCTGTGCCGAATCGAAGATTGTTGGGTGTTGCGCTGGCATCGTGCGCCTGGCTCGCTTCGGGCGACGCGCACGAAACTGAACGCGTCTGTGTTTCCTGGAAGGCCCGGTCAGCTCGCTGACCGGGCCTTCTGCATTTCCGGCTCCTGGTCCTTTGCGTAGGACCGGAGCCGATCGACCAGGCCTTCGCTGAAGCGGGCGAAGCGCGCCAATTCGCGTTCCGGAAGATCGCTCCAGATCACACGCAGGGCTTCTTCCCGTGCGGTGCGCAGGGCGCGTAGCCGCCGTCCTCCAGCGGCCGTCAACGAGTAGCGTCGCCGGCGTCCGTCCTCGGAGTCGATTCGGGCTCTGACGAGGCCTGCCTCCTGAAGGGCCCGAAGGGTCTTGGAGACCGCCGCCGGCGTACAGGCCCGTTCTCTCGCAAAGAGAGACGGCAGGAAGTGCTCGCTCTCGACCTCTTCGAGCATGCGCCATTCGCTCTCGCGCAAGCCAGCCTCGGCGGCCAACTGGCTCCGTCGCCATGCGAATAGATCCGCGAGCTCCTGGAGGTTCAAGATCAACCGGTCTCGGGCGTCTGCCATGGACAAATAGATTAACCTGGGTTAATCATAGGTGCAAGTTAAATAGTTGAGGAGACCCCGATGCAAGCTTCTGATCCCGGCGATGTAAACGCTGCTGTCCAACGGCAATTTGGCGCTGTCGCGGCCAACTACGGGGCAAGCCATGTCCACGCCGGCGGGCCCGATCTTGAAGCGTTGGTTGACCGTGCACTGGAGCGAGGCGCCACGGCCGTATTGGACGTGGGCTGTGGGGCAGGCCATACCGCTCTCGCCCTGGCAGCGCGCGGCCTCGACGTGGTCGCCCTGGATCTGACCGAACCGATGCTGGAACAGGGACGCAGCCTGGCGCGCGAACGCGGTCTCCGCCTCGCCTTCCAACAGGGGGATGTGGATGCCTTGCCGTTCGCGGATGCCCGCTTCGATCTGGTGACCTCCCGCTACAGTGCCCACCACTATGCGCACCCCGAGTGCGCCGTCGCGGAAATCGCACGAGTGCTACGCCCGGGAGGAGCCCTGTTGTTGGTCGATATCGTGAGCACACCCGACTCCGCTGCGGATAGCTTTCTCCAGACGATCGAGTTGGTACGCGACCCGTCTCACGTGCGGGATCACACGGCCCTGGAATGGTCCCGGATGTTGGGAGCCGCCGGGCTTCAATCTCGAACACCCCTCA
This window encodes:
- a CDS encoding winged helix-turn-helix transcriptional regulator is translated as MADARDRLILNLQELADLFAWRRSQLAAEAGLRESEWRMLEEVESEHFLPSLFARERACTPAAVSKTLRALQEAGLVRARIDSEDGRRRRYSLTAAGGRRLRALRTAREEALRVIWSDLPERELARFARFSEGLVDRLRSYAKDQEPEMQKARSAS
- a CDS encoding methyltransferase domain-containing protein, with translation MQASDPGDVNAAVQRQFGAVAANYGASHVHAGGPDLEALVDRALERGATAVLDVGCGAGHTALALAARGLDVVALDLTEPMLEQGRSLARERGLRLAFQQGDVDALPFADARFDLVTSRYSAHHYAHPECAVAEIARVLRPGGALLLVDIVSTPDSAADSFLQTIELVRDPSHVRDHTALEWSRMLGAAGLQSRTPLSWSCQIDFDAWIRRMATPEAEEKVLRRLLDGAPTVARDFLQIGTPGPHDFCLTTALIEAER